GCCTGGCCTTTTCGTCTACGCCTGCCAAATGCCGCTGAACAAGTTCGAGCTGTTTATGCTGTTCATTCCGGTCCGACCTGCCCAATCCCTGACTGATTCCGCTGATCACCAGCCAATCGTCTTCTGTCAGGCAGGTTTTCCGGCGGTGCGTTTCAATACTTTTTTTCCAGGCCTGAGAAGCATTCTCTCCGTCTCTGATCCATTCCTCAAGACTGGCAAAAAACAGCTGCCAGGGAGGACCAGTTCTTTCCTTAAGTACCTGGAAAGCATCCGGCAGGGGTGTTGCTCCCCAGTATATCTCCGTATCCAGTAACGCCAAGGCATTGATCATTTCCCTGATTTCCTGCGGACGTTTCTTAATTTGATTTGCTCTGATAATCCCCAAACAGCCAAACCCGATAATTAGCCCAAGATAACCTGCAACTAGCATCTTTCCACCCCCGATGGCCCTCATACAGCGGATCGATCAACGCGTAAAACATTCCTCATATAACGACCCTCTTGGCTTAAGACTAATCTAAGCAAACTTATCATCAGTCTGTGGTGCACAATTCCGCTGTGAGCGGAGCATGATGCGGAGCGCGGCTTTTTGACGGCCACGGATGGCCTAATGTCGGCGATGCCATGGAAGGCAAGAAGCGACTCGCCAAGGATGGCGCAACAGCCGAAAAGCGGTATTGTGCCCCACAGACTTGCCCAAAAAATAGTTCAATCGTTTATGAGATGAATCTGAGCGTAGTACTAATGTCGCGATGCCATGGATAGTTTATTAAACAAATTGACGCCGCTCGCCATGTCATAAACGGCTTCCACCGTGCCTGGACCGTTTGCCCTGCTTAACACAACAACCCTTTCAAAAGTCTCTCTATTCAGCAATTCCCTAAGATGGGCCCTTTTTTGCAGTTCGTCCAGGGAACCGGCATGGACCGTAGCCAGAATTTTTACGCCGCAGCGAACGGCTTCCCCAAGTGCCGCGGCATCTTCCGGCCCCCCCAGTTCATCGACAGCAACCACCTCAGGCGCCATTGACCTAATCAGCATGATCAGTCCCTGAGCTTTGGGACATCTGTCCAGTACATCTGTGCGGCAACCAAGATCGAAAGAAGGAATGCCCTGCCACATCCCGGCAATTTCACTTCTTTCATCAACCACGCCGACGGTATGACCTTTTAGTTTTAGCTGAGGTACACCGTTACTGAGATTTTTAACTAAAAATCTCAGCATTGTGGTCTTCCCTGCTCTCGGAGGTGAAACAAGCAAAGTATGGCAGACTGTGTTTTCCTGATTGATCAGTAAGCCCAGCAATTCCGGAACGATCATTTCCGGCTGTCTCGCTAAACGAATATTCAAAGCGGAAATATGGCGCATGATCCTGATCTTGCCATGTTCAACGACTGTTTCTCCGCTTAATCCCACGCGGTGCCCACCGGGCAAAGTCAGAAAACCCTGCCGTAATTCCTCCTCAGCGGCATATACAGAACTGAAGGTCATTTTCTCCAGCGTTTCCAATAGGTCTTCGCGCTTGACAATATATGCTAGATTCTTTGTTCCGGTTTGCCCCGCCGAAGTACAGAAATATTCCCTGGTTGCTGTTCTGAAGAGGATAGGCTGGTTGATTCTGAGACGAATTTCTTCAATATTTTCCGTGTCGGGTAAAGCCCCTGCCGCCTTACGGATCATTCCGCCCAGCTGTTCCCCAAACCAACGGATAATCCCTTCACCCTCTGATTCCGGATTAAAGAGTACATCATTTTTATTCCTAGGAACTTCCGTTAAAGGTGAAGCAAAGCTTACCTTCATGTTTTAACCTCCTCTGTATTAGAAGGTATGTCCTAAAAAACGTTTTTAGAATTACCAGTTTGTTCGGAGAAAATAAAAAACGACCTCAATGGTCGTCTTAGGAAAATTGAACATGAAAAGCTCCTTGCCAAAGGATAAATCACCTTGAGTTTCCTTTCTACATATCCTACATGAAAAGGAGTAGGAGGTGCTCTATGCTTATTCATGTCGTCAAAGCGAATCAAACTTTGGATCAGATTGCAATTACATATCGGGTCTCGCCGGCATCAATCATAAGCGTGAACGGACTTGTTGAACCTGTACAACTGCTGACCGGATTAGCATTAGTTATACCGACTGAAGATGTCTTCCATACTGTGAAATCGGGAGAAACATTATGGAAAATTGCCCAGATTTATGGAACGACCGTACAAATCATTCTCCAGAACAATCAGATTGCTAACCCTGCCAATATTTATCCTGGCCAGCTGATCACCATTCCTGCCAGGCGGCATCGCGTTCTCGCTGGAGAGACTTTATGGTTTATTGCTCAAAAATATCAAGTCTCTTTACAAAACCTCATTAAGGTCAATAACATTACGAACGCCAATTTGATTTATCCGGGCACTGTACTCATGATCCCGCGTAAACCTCGGCCAACCATCGATGTCAATGGCTATATCTATCGTTTCAGTCAGGATGCGGTTGCTACTGTCAATCGGGAAGCTGAACATCTTACATATTTAAGTCCTTTCGCCTACTTGATTAGAGAGGATGGAAGCCTGCAGACAATCGAAGATCTTCCGCTCATTCAAGCTGCCATAGCAAAAAAGGTTACCCAGATGATGTCTAT
The sequence above is drawn from the Dehalobacter sp. genome and encodes:
- a CDS encoding stage III sporulation protein AB: MLVAGYLGLIIGFGCLGIIRANQIKKRPQEIREMINALALLDTEIYWGATPLPDAFQVLKERTGPPWQLFFASLEEWIRDGENASQAWKKSIETHRRKTCLTEDDWLVISGISQGLGRSDRNEQHKQLELVQRHLAGVDEKAR
- the spoIIIAA gene encoding stage III sporulation protein AA; this translates as MKVSFASPLTEVPRNKNDVLFNPESEGEGIIRWFGEQLGGMIRKAAGALPDTENIEEIRLRINQPILFRTATREYFCTSAGQTGTKNLAYIVKREDLLETLEKMTFSSVYAAEEELRQGFLTLPGGHRVGLSGETVVEHGKIRIMRHISALNIRLARQPEMIVPELLGLLINQENTVCHTLLVSPPRAGKTTMLRFLVKNLSNGVPQLKLKGHTVGVVDERSEIAGMWQGIPSFDLGCRTDVLDRCPKAQGLIMLIRSMAPEVVAVDELGGPEDAAALGEAVRCGVKILATVHAGSLDELQKRAHLRELLNRETFERVVVLSRANGPGTVEAVYDMASGVNLFNKLSMASRH